The window GGTTCGCTGAAGCGGAAGCGGGGCGCTGTCAGGCCGCACTCCCGGCTCTCTAACCGGCTCTGCCGAGCAGCCGCGGCGCAGGGCGCGGCGGGCAGAGGCGGTGCGCCTTTCTGGAAGTCGGCCAGTCGGTCCGCAGCTGTGGCCGCTGCCTCCTCTTCTTcggcttcttcctcttcttcctcttcctccaagtCTTCCAGATCACTCAGTCGAAGCCCCTGGGCCTCGTGACTAACAGCAGCGTCTGCAGGAAATCAAGAGGTAGTGAGAAAAGCCCCGGGACCCAAGGGAAATCCAAGCACGGGGCCAGCCCTGAGAAGCTTTTAGCGGGAAGTGCTTGTCACTCTGGGGAGTTCTCTACATAATTCAACCAGTCTCGCCACTCCCTCCCTTACACTCGCCCTGGAGAGGCCGGCCCGCCCGCCGCGAGGAAAGAATTCCCCCGTGGGCTGCTGGGCTCTTGGGAGACAAGTCCactcctgcccagccccagccACGCCGAGGAAGGGGCACTTCGGAAAAAGCTTCACGCAACTTCAACGCCCACAAGCTTATGCGGTTTGATTACTAACATCAGCAGAGAGTTCCCGAGTGCTAACCTGGTTGCCCGCCATCCTTTAGGAATTTTGAGTATTGGATATTTAAGGATTGTGCACCAGTAAGACAGACACCAGTGAACTGTGCTAGTGAGTTTAGcagaggtggaggggagggaggggcacatTCTAACAGCAACGAGTATGGTAGACACCTAAAACAGCCGTTTTCATAGAAAAGGAGACTGGGGAGTTAATTCAGCGGGTGTGAGGAGGTGATCATTTGAAGCTGAGAAGAAGGTGGTCCTGGTCCTGTGGGAAACGCTAAGTAGCCAGAAGAGAATGGGCGAAGGTCCTGAGGTATGCATCTGCTGTATATGCATAGGTAACAGGAACACCTTCCAGAAAAAATCTAACCTGCAAGCATGTAGATTTGGGAGGCTTTGGATCACGCTGCTTGATGGTGCCTATTAGCCCACCTATCAGGTGTGTGGTAAAGGCTGTTATTGGTTACCTTTGGTGTCACCATTGAGGCAGTCCAGTGCGTCTTCCCCTGGGCCCTCTgacttcctctcctctccacctttGTTCTTGGGCGCCCACGTCATCTTGTTCTCCTTCTTGAGGCGCCGGCGTGCGTTGGCGAACCAGGTGGACACCTGGGTGAGGGTCATCTTGGTGATGATGGCCAGCATGATCTTCTCGCCCTTGGTGGGGTAGGGGTTCTTTCGGTGCTCGTTGAGCCAGGCCTTGAGGGTGCTGGTGGTCTCCCGGGTAGCGTTCTTTCGGCGTCCTGCGCCGCTCAACTCTACCCCACCATACCTAGAACAGAGGACCTTGGCTCAGTTTCTAGGCTGGGAACAAGGTGCCCCAGGCAAGGGACAATCGGAAGCCTGGAAGTGTGGTTctggccctgccctcctcccccacctagGGTCTGGGCAAGCTTGTGTGAGGCCAACCACCCAGGTACCCTCCTCACCGGTCATACTGGTACTGCCCCAGTGTTGGCTCATAAGGATAATAGGCTCCTGGTTGGGCCAAGCTGGGTGTAAAACTCCCTGCTGCCTCCTTAAATTCATACTGTGGATTCTGGTGGGAGACAAAGAGAACTGAGGAAGACACAGAGGAAAAGGATGCAGGGAAAAGACTGAAGTTGAACCTGGTTCACATCCAGGTACAACCACTTGCATTAGCTATGAGAGATCTGAGGCACAATCTTTAATAACCCAGTTATTAAAGATAACTcaggtgcctcagtttctctcttaGTAAAATGCAACGGCACCTAGGTGTTTTTGAAGAAGAGTGCACTGGTAGAGGGCTTGGTTGGAATCTATAGTGCCATATAAGCAGTAAACACATTAGCTAAGGTGATTACTGTTCCAccctccccctacacacacagcCCAGGAGTTCCTCGGCTTCAGGCTTCATTCCACCTATCCAGAGCTAACCCAGTCCTGCTGTATAGTTGGGGCTTAGAGAAGTGGCAGAATTTCTCCAATTTCAAAACCTCATCTGTAAAATTTGAGAATAGTTAGCAACTAACATCCTAGAATTTATAAAAGCACAAATGTTTGTAAACAGTAGGGAATCGTGCAGACTGTAAAGTTATATATAGTTGAATTTTTTCACTCAACACCATTTCTTGTCCCACCAGTGGTCACTTCTAGATTTACCCTGGGGCTAATCACCTGTGGATTTCACCTGCTGCTGCCACACCCCTCCCTAATACTGTTCCTAGGAGCAGCCTCAGGCCTCACACCCCAACATACTCACCAGGGCCCCGTACAGTGGAGTGGGCTCTGGGCCATAGGGCAGGTACCCAGAGTAGCTCTGGGCTGCCGTGGCAGCTGTGTACGGGGCTCCGTAGATGCCCAAGGCGGCACCCAGCTCAGGCCGGGCACTGCCTAGCAGCCGACTGTCGTAGGGGGCGCAGCAAAGAGCAGATGTTGGACTGGAGCCTGAGGTCACGTCAGAGGCCGAGCGAGAGGCCGATTCACAGCAAGTAGCGCTGGAACTTGCGGACACCAGAAACTAGGGGGGCAGAAAAGGGGTCACTGAAGGTTAGGCACCCCAGCCTTTCGTTGGCCAGGAGTCAGTGGGGAGCCAGAAAGAGCCTGCCTActcctttcttcatttgtttcttaCTTCTGTAATAACCAACAGCTTTGGAGTGTTGAGCATTTGGGGAGGTGAACTTTCCATCACAACTTACCCAAACTGCTCTGACAGAGGTCCcgaaaccattgcaaaagcaccAGAGTCCCAAGGGGATTCATGATAGGTGAATATTCACAAACCAGAATTACAGACTAAATTACTGTCTTCTTTCTGGCTTAACCTCCCCTTGCCCCTTAAGGCAGGAGCCATTAACCCTATTTGATTGACAGGCAATCCAAGAACCAGAAAGAGTAGATAGGATCAAACAGCCTGGGTCAAAGGTCGAGCTGGCACCACAGTCCAGGAAAATACACCCATCTCTCTGTTGGTGAAACTGGAGAACAGGGACCGGGTATCCTCAGAATTCTCTCAGAACACCCTTCACACTGGCCAACACCTTAACCCTAGtttggaaaaaggaaggaagtagatGCCTGGCTTGGAACAGCCAAAgatccagtgagattaagaatagTGGTCATCAGATAAGCGATCCAGGGGCGGGGGCAGAGCTCAGCACTCGAGGTCTCCACCCACACCCCAAGAGTCTCCTGTCCACCTCAGACATCTGCACAGAGATCCCACCCACCACTCTGAGTGTGGCCACAGTGCCCACGCGTGGATCACACCATTTCCAGCACGCAGTTGCAATTGGGAGCTGAACCTTCTCAATCACCGACTGAGGCTGTTAAAGGTGGTTGGAGAGCATCTCCCGGGGTCTTCACTCTCTGACTCATCACGGGTCAGGGTCATGGGGAGGAGGAAGCTCAGCGGGAGGCGCGCAGGAGGAACCTCCAGGGTAGACACGCGCACGGggcatcccccccgcccccccgccccccacccagtCTGCCCGTATTTCTCACCAAGGCCCTACTTACCTGGGACGCGCCTCCATAAGGGTGTCCAAAGTGTGGGAAGGACATAGCGCCTGGCTGTCGGTCCTGATGGGTCTTCTAGTTCCCGGACGAGGTCCGCACTCCGCCGGGAGATTCTGAGCCCTGGGGGGCGTGGCGTCTCCTTTCCTTACACCTCTGCGAGTGTCCAGCGCCCGTTTTTCGGTTCGCTGGGCGCTACTGGAGGCAGAGCTGAGGGCAGCCCAGCTGCCGAGCCCTGCGCTCCGGAAGGCGCCCCTCCAGCCCGTGGGGTCCACAAGACAGAAGGGCCCATGGATgggcaggggaaggaagaaagcgcGGCTTTCCAAAGGCGCGCGGTGACGAGGTGAGCCGCGGCGCGGGGCTGTGAGGCTCCCGAGGTGTCCCGGTCCGAGGTGGCCAGAGGCTCTATGTGACGTCACGGTAATCCCGGGCTGCCAGACGGAACCCCGAGCCCCGAGGCCCCGGGCCACCAAGCGTGCCAAGTGCAGCCAGCCCGTGTGTACTCGCGCGCGATCTCACCTACACGCACATTTGCTCTGGGAGGTTTGTGTAGTGGATGAGGATCTTCAAAGATCCTGACCCTCTCTCCCGCGCTGGATCCGACCTCCTTTCGCCTCAAGCTCATAGGCgcgagcgcgcgcgcacacacatacacacacgcacacacatacacacacagagaccctCTCCAAATTACCCGGGAGAAGCGGGAGAAACGCCTCGCACTGCGCTGCGCCAGGCCCTGGGCGCAGCGCTCTCGCCTCCTCCTCCCTCGCGGCCCTGAGGAGGCGAGAGGCAATCGGGGAGGCGAGGGAGAATACAAAAGAAGAGATCTGGAGAAAAGTGGGGGAGAAAGgctagagggagaaggaggagggggaaaggagaaagagaggaggaatctGACTGCACCGAGAcgcgcgggggtgggggagggagccggGGTGGGCGAAGGCtgggaggaggctgagggctggcaGGTGGAGGAGAGCGGCCTGAGGCTCGAGGGAGAAGCCTCCAGCACTCTTCCTCCGCTTGGCCGCCGTAGCAAAGTTTTTTCCTCCCACCAGGCCCCGCGCTCTTTGGAACAGCTCAAGGCAGCGTCGGTGGATCCACTGGGGTTGCCCATCTTTGTCCTTTGGGGGAATCGGGCTCGGGTCTCAGGCTTCCCCAAAACTCTGTGGCTAATTCCAGCTCCCTAAGCCCGAGCTTTCGCCAGATCCATGACCTTGGAAggtgggaatgggggtggggggatgcctGCAACCCTGGCCTTGGAAggtgggaatgggggtggggggatgcctGCAACCGCCTCGCCCTCCACTGGGACGAACAGCACCCCCTCCAGGCCAAGGGTCAGGCCTGTTAGGATGTAAACTGGACCCGCGCCAAGTCTGACCCTTGGCACCTGCAGACTAGGAGCTCTTCTCTGCAGGCGAGGCTGGGCTGCCTGGCGCGCACCGTCCGCACTGTCTGCGGAGGAGCCGGGAGTCTGAACCAGGCATCCAGGCCCGGCTGCAGACGCTATGTTCTGCTGGGGGTGGCGCTGGCGAGCCGCAATGGAGAGCTCTGGGAGGGAGGGCTATCCCCTGCGCTCCGCCGGGACACCAGGCTGGGCCCAGAGGTGTGACTCCCCCGGGCCTATTCCAGGAGTCCTCAAAAGGGCACTAATGggccgggtgtgtgtgtgggggggaggggggtgcttgCTGATAATCAGAAAGAGGCCGAGTCCTCTAAACTGGGTCCCTGGATAGAGGGCTTCCAGGTTTGGGAGAGCTGCTGATCTTGCACACTGACGGGTCAGTCCCTAGACCTTGAAATGTCCATCTGGGGGTCTCCAAATCATACCAACAGGGactgccagccaggccaggacGGTGTCTTTGGCAGCTGCTGGAAACCTCAGTCTTCTTTGCTTTCACGGGGTCACAGGGTGCTTGATACTTTATAAAACGTCCCTGTCCCGACCAACCCCCGTCTGCAACTCTTCCAGGGATAATGGGGGTTGGTTCAAGGGTCCAATTGTATTTTTGAATTAAAACACACGATATGTGGGCCAGAGAGAGGCTAGACATTCTTGCCAGGAGAAGGGACAGGAGCAAGGTCTGAGCTCCTGACCCGTGCCAGCTTGCCCTTGGCACCATAAAGAGGGGCAAGTAGGAAGACCCAGAGCCAGTGGCCTCTTTAGAATGACATCTCCagttcacctccccccccccccttcttccttcaCAGAGTCCACAACATTTTCCAGGAGCTTAAAGAGGTCTCAGATCTCTGAAGACTCAGCCTAAGGGATTACTAGCTCCAGGACAAACTCTATTCTCAATACTAACAAACCCATCTGCCGCTTCCCAGGACTGCTACTTTGGAGAAAATTCCCTTTCAACCTGGTGAACTCCTAGTTAGAAAAAAGAATTATGCTCGTTGCTAGATTGACTGAGTGATAAAAATTCATAGTAATTAATAGATTTCTTGATATTTCAACATGATCTTTGGAGTCATCCACCCAATGGTAGCTTGGAGAcatgtaagcattttttttttaaagtaagaatccGAAAGTATTCATTAAATTAGTCCTTTGGGGAAGCTTActactaattaattaattgcaAACATTTCCAGAGGGAAGGTATGTCAATTGTAAAGTAATAAAATTAGATAGTTGAAATACTTACTCAGCAACTTTGATTGCTCATTTGTTCCttagcagaattttttttatgaCAGAAAAATGGGGATGGTGGTGGAGAAAAAGCATTAGCCTTGTCCCTTGGTGATATGGTTGCAAACGACCGTATAGGATTTATTGATTTCCAGCTGATTTATAAGATCTTTGTGGTATCATTGCTGTGTGCAGGGGCACCAAGCCTCCTCCTTGTCTTTGCTTTATGATTACAGAAAAGCAGCaagattttaagaaaaagaagaaaatacaaaaaaaaaaggttttaaaaataacatcagaAAGTGAGGCAGTGAGAATAtagctccatcttttttttttccccctgtgcaaATGGAAAATAAGCCAATAGAAGAGCATGCTTTATGTTAAGGGCGCTTATCTGTTGTCTCCAAAGTTTCTTTGCAGTTTTAATGGTTTATATCAGAATGTGTCCCAGGGAGGGTGGCCTGTCCTGGCTTTTCCATGTTCCCAGTCTTAGGAGACTCTGATTGAATATTTTTCTGCCTAGAAAGAGGCTGAACCACAGCCACACTCCCTGTGTGCATGGTATTTGATTGTTACCACCTTGAGTATTTGATGGGGTTCCCTAAAACAAGTGGTTATTTTAGTATATGTCTGTTCTTCTCAGTATTTTAGGACCCTTGtaacaaaacaaagccagcaaATTTTCAGCCAGTATCAGTCTCGTCCTGGCAGAAATCTCAGGTGTAAAGGCTTTTCTTAGGAAGTTGGGCTCAGAAATGCTTCTGTGGAATTTGCTTCTGGTTTCTTCCCAAGTTCTTACTTCCACAGCCCGGTACTCTGGGATTCTCCATCACCTCTGTTTGCCTTTCATTGCTTTGTTCAAAGCTGATTAATTTAGTTTCGGGAGAAATTTTCTCagttgtatatgtgtgcacatagaATTTTATTGAAGCAAGTATTGAATATTGACCCTCACAGTTAGATTTAAAGGAGTCATCCCTCTGAATGTATTTGGAACAAATAGTATACATTGCTTTGTTGTCTTCTGCAACCTGTATGATAGTTTCTCTAGATGCTCATTAAAACTtatacaaaacaaagcaaagacagGCCTATGTAGAGCACTGAGAGCCTGAAACCACATTGTTTATTTGAAGTTTTATTGCTTTGTGTTAAATGCACTGAAGTTCCTGAGGAAGCGGAAAGAAGGATGTGTGTTCCACAAAAGCTTGATGGAGGGTTTgccaaaaagaaacaggaaaaagggaaacaacaaatcATACCATACTATTTTGGGTTGAAAACACTCTGATTTCCTAACACTTATAAAAACAGAAGTGATtacaggagaggaaagagaaataccCAGAAACATGACATGCCCCTCTCCAATCAGCTTGAAACCTCTGGAATTATAGTTGGAGTGATTGAGATCAGCACAATAAGCAGTTGAAAATTGctgttatcttttgtttttgtttttaaagtatggAGTTTTTGAAGccactgggttgttttttttttgaacagaGAAGAATGAAATTTCCTGCAATCTATGCATGAATGAACAAGTGCATCTGGACAGATGCATCCATAATTTATACTGATCAGTCACCACAGGTCACCCCCAGTATAGCCGAAATGAACACTAATTGTTTTGACGGAAGTAGTGTGCTGGGCGTCTGACGCTGAGATGTGGTGAATCCCTGCCTTTCTGGAACACATATTGTTACCAGAAGCCCTGGCAtcaggaaggagaaataaaaaggcAACAATTCCCAGATGAATGTGTCGATGGGGCTTGTCAGAAAGGtggcaaagagaagaaaagaatgaacttCTTCAAGATTAAAGCATGAAATGAGACTGAAGGTACAGAGCCTGGTTTGTCCATATCGTACCTGAGATTAGCGTTAAAGCCGATtgtttcagccaggcactggtgggtcacacctgtaatcctagctaatcagggggctgagatctgaggctttctattcgaagccaggctgggcagaaaagtccccatgagactctactctccaattaaccactcaaaaaccagaagtagaatcgTGGCTCAAAGTcagagagcactagctttgaacaaaaagagctcagggacagcatctaggccttgagttcaagacccaaaatggacaaaaacaaaacccccaacaaTTTCATAATTAATAGCAAAATTCCTTTGCATTGCATTAAGTGCTTGGGAGAGTTCTGCTTTAGCTTGTGAAAAGCTCCTGGTAAGTGGAGTACTggcagcttacacctgtaatcctagctactcaagaggctgagatctgaggattgtggttcaaagccagcctgggcagcaaaagtctgagagattcttacattcaattaagcatcaaaaagacagaagtggagctgtggctcaaaaggtagagggctagccttgaggggaaaatgcaaaagctcaaggacagcacctagcccctaaattcaagtcccaagaccaacataacaacaacaaaggctgGTGGTAATTGGGCacgggtggctcctgcctgtaatcctagctactcaggaggctgataattGGGGATTATAATTTGAAggcatcttgggcaggaaagtctatgagactcttaactccaattaaccagcaaaaaaccaaaagtggagttgtgactcaagtgacagagcactagctttgagcaaaaagctaagggacagcacccaggccctgagttcaagctggatTACTGgcataacaaataaaataaaataagtgaaatgaaaaGCTTGTAGTAAGACTGCTGAAATGTGAGAAGCAGGTTGAAGCAGGTGACAGAGAAGGGACCAGACTTTCTACCTCTTGCTTCAAGGTCTCTCTGTAAGAAGCTATTTCAAACtcatccaaagccagccccagctccGAGATCTTTCTAACTCCAGACGAACTGCATGAATTCACATTTCAGTGAATCACATCTAGTGCAATTCAGGAAATATATAAAGGGATGCCACTGTGAGCAAATGGGGTCAGagcctcttcctttgcttttcaatCAACCAGTCTTATGAAAGAGCTTAAGTAATAATTGTGAGTTCTAGAAACTTGATGCAGACCATTCAGTAG is drawn from Perognathus longimembris pacificus isolate PPM17 chromosome 10, ASM2315922v1, whole genome shotgun sequence and contains these coding sequences:
- the Irx6 gene encoding iroquois-class homeodomain protein IRX-6, which encodes MSFPHFGHPYGGASQFLVSASSSATCCESASRSASDVTSGSSPTSALCCAPYDSRLLGSARPELGAALGIYGAPYTAATAAQSYSGYLPYGPEPTPLYGALNPQYEFKEAAGSFTPSLAQPGAYYPYEPTLGQYQYDRYGGVELSGAGRRKNATRETTSTLKAWLNEHRKNPYPTKGEKIMLAIITKMTLTQVSTWFANARRRLKKENKMTWAPKNKGGEERKSEGPGEDALDCLNGDTKDAAVSHEAQGLRLSDLEDLEEEEEEEEAEEEEAAATAADRLADFQKGAPPLPAAPCAAAARQSRLESRECGLTAPRFRFSEPPGSEDADFLAASEPGGPTMLTRYPSGEKPRIWSLAHTAAATAVEGVPSTRLRVRSPEGHSIRGQPPGSARRPVFSRDSACEESALVAKAFGNSTFALAGLPMNCAPSCPRRREPAVPCQYPSGAEAG